The following proteins are co-located in the Rhodococcus opacus B4 genome:
- a CDS encoding MarR family winged helix-turn-helix transcriptional regulator: MVFMSPAPRPDEDFTDRVRREWAETHPEVDTSPIEVMGRITRIGSQALQQLDRALDASGVSRAEFDVLCVLARSDRPLRASEVTAVTMLSGASTTKHVDRLGRLGLVERLPFERDGRVVLLHLTEAGRTLVDTEFPQRVERDRQFLEGLNEDECAVLAGLLRRIAANVESGRRP; encoded by the coding sequence ATGGTTTTCATGAGCCCTGCCCCACGTCCGGATGAGGACTTCACCGATCGCGTACGACGCGAATGGGCGGAGACCCATCCCGAAGTGGACACGTCACCGATCGAAGTGATGGGCCGCATCACCCGGATCGGATCCCAGGCCCTGCAGCAACTCGACCGCGCGCTGGACGCAAGCGGGGTCTCGCGCGCCGAGTTCGACGTCCTGTGCGTGCTCGCCCGCAGCGATCGGCCGCTGCGAGCCAGCGAGGTCACCGCCGTGACCATGCTCAGCGGCGCCTCCACCACCAAGCACGTCGATCGCCTGGGCAGGCTGGGACTGGTGGAACGACTGCCCTTCGAACGAGATGGCCGCGTCGTGCTGCTCCATCTGACCGAGGCCGGACGGACACTCGTCGACACCGAGTTCCCGCAGCGCGTCGAACGCGATCGTCAATTTCTCGAGGGACTGAACGAGGACGAATGCGCGGTGCTGGCCGGATTGCTCCGGCGGATCGCCGCAAACGTCGAATCCGGACGTCGCCCGTAG
- a CDS encoding SDR family oxidoreductase translates to MAKRRVAVVVGARGVIGGNLIDHLEATGEWDVIGLSRRGGTDTDRVRHIAVDLLDERDAAGKLGELREVTHIFYAAYQDRPSWAELVAPNVAMLVNTVNALEPVAAGLEHISLMQGYKVYGAHLGPFKTPARETDPPHMPPEFNVDQQQFLEDRQRGKRWTWSAIRPSVVCGFALGNPMNLALVIAVYATMSKELGVPLRFPGKPGAYTSLLEMTDAGLLAEATVWAATTPECANRAFNINNGDLFRWDEMLPKIAEFFELDVAPPLPMSMDVVMADKEPVWNDLVAKHGLAPTPYSDVSSWAFGDFVFGWDYDVIADGSKARRFGFHRHVETERMFLDIFRDLRARKIIP, encoded by the coding sequence ATGGCGAAGCGAAGAGTGGCAGTGGTCGTCGGTGCGCGTGGTGTGATCGGCGGCAATCTGATCGACCATCTCGAGGCCACCGGGGAGTGGGATGTCATCGGACTGTCCCGTCGGGGCGGGACCGACACCGACCGGGTGCGGCACATCGCAGTCGACCTGCTCGACGAGCGCGACGCCGCGGGGAAGCTGGGCGAACTGCGCGAAGTGACGCACATCTTCTACGCCGCCTACCAGGACCGACCGTCGTGGGCGGAGCTCGTCGCTCCCAACGTCGCGATGCTCGTCAATACCGTGAATGCGCTCGAACCGGTGGCGGCCGGACTCGAGCACATCAGCCTGATGCAGGGATACAAGGTCTACGGCGCCCACCTCGGACCGTTCAAGACGCCGGCGCGCGAGACCGATCCGCCCCACATGCCGCCCGAGTTCAACGTGGACCAGCAGCAGTTCCTCGAGGACCGTCAGCGCGGCAAGCGCTGGACCTGGTCCGCGATCCGACCCTCGGTCGTGTGCGGATTCGCGCTCGGGAACCCGATGAACCTCGCGCTCGTGATCGCCGTCTACGCCACGATGTCGAAGGAACTCGGAGTGCCGCTTCGCTTTCCGGGCAAGCCCGGTGCCTACACGAGTCTGCTCGAGATGACCGACGCGGGACTGCTGGCCGAGGCGACGGTCTGGGCCGCCACCACTCCCGAGTGCGCCAACCGGGCGTTCAACATCAACAACGGGGATCTGTTCCGGTGGGACGAGATGCTGCCGAAGATCGCCGAGTTCTTCGAACTGGACGTCGCACCGCCGCTGCCGATGTCGATGGACGTCGTCATGGCGGACAAGGAACCGGTGTGGAACGACCTGGTAGCCAAACACGGACTGGCACCGACGCCGTACTCGGACGTCTCGTCGTGGGCATTCGGCGACTTCGTCTTCGGCTGGGACTACGACGTCATCGCGGACGGATCGAAGGCGCGGAGGTTCGGTTTCCACCGCCACGTCGAGACCGAGCGGATGTTCCTCGACATCTTCCGCGACCTTCGGGCGCGGAAGATCATTCCCTGA
- a CDS encoding ArsR/SmtB family transcription factor, with protein MSEHPDPNNLALVFKALSNPTRVRILQWLKDPGSFPPQLEPAEEVGVCLKHIQARAEVSQSTASQYMAALQSAGLVTSHRIGQWTHYRRNEEQIDRLADHIRTEL; from the coding sequence GTGAGTGAACATCCGGACCCGAACAACCTCGCCCTGGTCTTCAAGGCACTGTCGAACCCCACCCGCGTGCGCATCCTGCAATGGCTGAAGGACCCCGGCAGCTTCCCCCCACAACTCGAACCCGCAGAAGAAGTGGGCGTATGCCTGAAGCACATTCAGGCACGGGCCGAGGTCTCCCAGTCGACCGCGTCGCAATACATGGCAGCCCTGCAGAGCGCCGGCCTCGTCACCAGTCATCGGATCGGCCAGTGGACCCACTACCGCCGCAACGAGGAGCAGATCGATCGGCTCGCCGACCACATCCGCACCGAACTCTGA